The genomic window TGTTCGGCGGCCAGAACCTCCGCTTTCGCCACCAGAGCGCCACCCTCGGCTGCCCCATGACCTTCTCCATCTTCCTCCCCGCGTCGCCGGCCTCCACGCTCCCCGTGCGTGCCCTTCCCCGCTCGCCCCGGGACCGTACTCCCCGTCCCTGGCCTGGAGATCAGACGACGCTTTCGTGGGTGTGGTGCAGGTGCTCTACTGGCTCTCCGGCCTCACCTGCACTGACGAGAACTTCATCATCTAACCGgaggctgcttcttgacgtccactccaagtctcctggattgcatttgttccaaaaagatcgcttccgaaggtttcattccgtttggactccgtttgatatttctttttttcagaacacttaaataggcaaaaaaacaacaatttgggctaggcctccggttagtaggttagtcccaaaaatgatataaaagtgtatagtaaagcccataaacatccaaaacgggtaatataatagcatggaataataaaaaaaatatagatacgttggagacgtatcaagcatccccaagcttaattcatgctcgtcctcgagtaggtaaatgataaaaataaaatttttgatgtggaatgctacctagcatatttctcaatgtaattttttttattgtggcatgaattttcagatccaaataattcaagataaaagttcatattgacataaaaatagtaatacttcaagcatattaacaaagcaatcatgtcttctcaaaataacatggctaaagaaagctatccctacaaaatcatatagtctggctatgctctatcttcatcacacaaagtatttaatcatacacaaccctgatgacaagccaagcaattgtttcatactttagtattctcaaactttttcaactttcacgcaatacatgagcgtgagccatgtacatagcactatatgtggaatagaatggcgtggttgtggagaagacaaaaaagaagaaggtagtctcacatcaactagtgtatcaatgggctatggagatgcccattaatatatatcaatatgagtgagtaggaattgccatgcaacaaatgcactagagctataagtgtatgaaagctcaacaaaagaaactaagtgggtgtgcatccaacttgcttgctcgcaaagacctagggcaatttgaggaagcccatcattgaaatatacaagccaagttctataatgtaaaattcccactagtatatgaaagtgacaacatagaagactctctatcatgaatatcatggtgctactttgaagcacaagtttgatAAAAAGGATAGCAACCTCACACTGAGGGCATGTTCAAAACGAAGGAAAAGCATTGGAAACGCAAAGGAAAGCGTTTCCTATGAAACTGTTGCCTTTTGTGTGTTTGGGACGAAGGAATCCATCTTTACCGATCCTCCGGAAAGTTTCTGTTACGTGCATTTTCACGGGAAAACAAACATCCAGCGATATCCCATTTTTTCGGGCGGGCCGGCACAGTAGGAGGAAAGAAGGTACCAAAAGATGCATGCAGGGACGCACATGAGCCCTCCTATCCAAACAGGCTCCGACGGTGCGAAGCGCGGGTCACACAAATTTGTTCGCAATTGGAAGCTACGAGAAATCAGGTGCTCCAAAGGCTTATGCTTCAAGTACAGTGACAAGTACAGCCGCAAGATCACACTGGCTAGCTCCTCACCATGGAAGTGGGATATCATGGCAAGTTCTTGTCTGACGATGCCACGCACGCCCTTGAGCTGCTTGATGAAAATCCAGAGGAGGCGACATCGTGCTATCACATCTCAGTACACGTTGTCATtgaacagatgcactagagctataagtgtatgaaagctcaacaaaagaaactaagtgggtgtgcatccaacttgcttgctcgcaaagacctagggcaatttgaggaagcccatcattggaatatacaagccaagttctataatgtaaaattcccactagtatatgaaagtgacaacatagaaaactctctatcatgaatatcatggtgctactttgaagcacaagtttgatAAAAGGATAGCAACCGCACACTAAGGGCCTGTTCAAAACGAAGGAAAATCATTGGAAACGCAAAGGAAAGCGTTTCCTATGAAACTGTTGTCTTTTGTGTGTTTGGGACGAAGGAATCCATCTTTACCGATCCTTCGGAAAGTTTCTGTTACGTGCATTTTCACGGGAAAACAAACATCCAGCGATATCTCATTTTTTCGGGCGGGCCGGCACAGTAGGAGGAAAGAAGCTACCAAAAGATGCATGTAGGGACGCACATGAGCCCTCCGATCCGAACAGGCCCCGACGGTGCGAAGCGCGGGTCACACAAATTTGTTCGCAATTGGAAGCTACGAGAAATCAGGTGCTCCAAAAGCTTATGCTTCAAGTACAGTGACAAGTACAGCCGCAAGATCACACTGGCTAGCTCCTCACCGCGGAAGTGGGATATCATGGCAAGTTCTTGTCTGACGATGCCACGCACGCCCTTGAGCTGCTTGATGAAAATCCAGAGGAGGCGACAACGTGCTATCACATCTCAGTACACGTTGTCATGGGCACAGAGGCCACAAAAGCAACACGAGGTTGCATGCACTGGTGGGCAACCAAGTCATGCTTTTGTTGGCCGACTCCAACAGTACACGTAGCTTTGATACTATCGTAGTACACACGTGCACGATCCAAGACGCTGCTCCGATGATAGTGTGTGTTGCCAACAAGGACACGACGGATAGGGCCTACAGTTGGATAACTGATTTTTGATGCAGGGTGTGTTCTAGCGAAGACATACTTTGACACATCCCTCACTTCGATATGTTGCAAGCACATTTTAACGGGTGTCTTCCAGAGCACAAATTAAATATCACAATGATCCCGACGAtcaataagtactccctccgtttttatttagttcgcatattagatttggtcaaagtcaagctttacaaattttgatcaagtttataaacaaaaatattaagatatacaataacaaatcaacagcattagatttattattgaatatactttcacagcGTATAGTTTTATaatgataaatgtctatattgttttctataaacttgttcaaactttacgaagtttgacttcagtcaactctaatatgcagagtaaataaaaacggatggAGTATATGGTTGTAAGAATACAGTCTCATACTCATGTCTACTTTTATTATAAGTGTTAGGAACAAAGTGACTACAATCCAGTCAAAAAACTGAAATTTAATACTCCTGCAAAAGCTTGTAGAAACCCTTGTCATAAGTGCACGtcctctcgtgggttcgataacTCAGAGTCACCCCTGTGAAAAAGACGAGAATCGTTTCTGCTATCTGTTACCGGATCACTAAAGAGACTCATCACGAGCCATGAGACCTCAGATTTTTCGCCTTTCAAGCCGGTGCTGGTGGTAAGTTCACTATTATCCCCTTTTCGGCAATTGACATTATTTACTTGTTTGGGAATAACCCTCATGTTTTACACAAGCCTAGGGAACCGGTCAACCCAACTCGACTGCTTGGCCTCATGGTTCGACAACGTCCCTCAGCCCGACGGGCTGGAACAACTGCGGGCCATTGATCCTGTCCCGATCATCACCTTGGGATCCTTTTGGAATGATCAATTGATCACTTTAAGCCTGGCTATATGGTTTTAAGGAAATTGTTTCTCAGGAGATGtctcagaagttttagagagtcattttattctggtGTTTCACCACAACACACTCTTTAATTTTTCATTATTTTGACAATGGTACTCTAGAAACTTCTATTAGGATATTTATTAAGCTTATATTACATTGTAAGAAAAAAGCTATCGTGATATTTATAATAGTGAAAATAGACATGAATACACTATATACATGATAAATGTGATTTTCTCATGTGCTTCCTACCTTAATTATATTTAAACAATGTTTAGTTTTAGCAAAATGTCATAAAATATTTTGACAATGAATGGAGTTTGACCACAAGAGTTTTCTATTGAAATAATATTTGGAAGTTGTATTATTAGAGAAACATGATTAAAATTGCGAACTGAATATAAGTAATGAAAATTAGTATAAATGTGCGGCTGTTATTATTTCACTCATCATTAGTATAAATGTCTACAATAATATCAAAACTCACATTGTAAAGAAATTGTATTAAATGTCACTGTTAAAACAATCTCTTAAACACTTAAAACACATCGGATAAACGATGATTCATCGATAGTTTAAAAACGAGGCATAAGGCCTGCCCAATATTTAAAACTTTAAGGGTTAAACAAATGAGCAGTGCAATGGTACTTTAAAATACAATTTCTATTTGTCGTTTTGTTAAAATTGTGTAAATCTTTTGTACAGAGTGATTATGAATGAGTTGCCACAATTATGTTTATATAAAATCCAATTTTGTAaactttttgctattttatttttatttgtttttcttccattatatatatatatatatatatatatatatatatatatatatatatataccctgtTGTCTTTTATCTTTGTTGTTTTTTTAAATGTTGGCAATTTTTTTTACAATTTTAGAAaattaatttttttatataattttttattttagAAAATAGAATTTTTTAAATCAAATATTAGCAAATGTCCACAAAAGTTCTGAAAAAAAATTGTTTTAATgttgtatttcaaaaaatgttcatacgAGTTTTAAAAATGGTTCCCTTTTTAAAAATGCTTTCTAATGGTTTTAAagtaattatttttctttttttgggaccaaaaaaaacaaggaaaaacagaaaaaaacgaAAATACCAACGGAGCGACAGATAGGAGGAGGTCCCACTGAAAAGAGGCCACCGGGTGACCATTGGAGTTTGGATTGGGATCCATCCCCTTCTAGAATCTACACTCCCCAATCTCCAGTCCAGTCTCCACCCACCACCGCTCCCCCACACCCCGCCGGCGATCGCGCGATGGCGGCGGCCGCTTCCCCTCCCGCGGCGGCGCTGGAGCAGCTGAGCAAGACCAAGATGTTCGGCGGCCACAACCTCCGCTTCCGCCACCAGAGCGCCGCCCTCGGCTGCCCCATGaccttctccctcttcctccccgCGTCGCCGGCCTCCAAGCTCCCCGTGCGTGCCCTACCCCGCTTGCCCCGGTACCCCACTCCCCGGCCTAGAAGTCTGACGGCGTTGTCTTCGTGTGTGCGCAGGTGCTGTACTGGCTCTCCGGCC from Triticum aestivum cultivar Chinese Spring chromosome 3B, IWGSC CS RefSeq v2.1, whole genome shotgun sequence includes these protein-coding regions:
- the LOC123067891 gene encoding uncharacterized protein encodes the protein MAAAAPPPATALEQLSKTKMFGGQNLRFRHQSATLGCPMTFSIFLPASPASTLPVRALPRSPRDRTPRPWPGDQTTLSWVWCRCSTGSPASPALTRTSSSNRRLLLDVHSKSPGLHLFQKDRFRRFHSVWTAMSDYE